In Clarias gariepinus isolate MV-2021 ecotype Netherlands chromosome 1, CGAR_prim_01v2, whole genome shotgun sequence, one DNA window encodes the following:
- the LOC128527051 gene encoding cytosolic beta-glucosidase, producing the protein MAFSRKAPVEDFPSDFAWGAATAAYQIEGGWDMDGRSPSIWDTFCHSKGRVYKDHTGDVACNSYKLWDEDLKCIQQLGLTHYRLSFSWSRLLPDGTIRFVNPKGVAYYNKVIDDLIANCIVPVVTLNHFDLPQVLEDCGGWKSPEIAELFDSYAQFCFKTFGDRVKLWITLNEPYVCAKLGYETGLFAPGIKEPGTSVYLVGHNILRAHARAWHSYNAHFRRMQGGKVSIALNSDWAEPLDPCCPEDVAATQRYIDFNLGWFACPIFGTGDYPKSMRSRIEIQNLELGFTEGPRLPKFSEDEPKPLGTADFFALNYYTSRKVKDTSSRPSQLSFTGDQGMEAIIDPSWPVCGVSWLAVVPEGLRKLLKYIKDTCNNPAIYITENGFSQMGPVELEDVDRCQFYQDTLQEVLKAIKDDGVNVKGYFSWSLMDNFEWSDGFSVRFGLFHVDFSSAELKRTMYRCGREYAAVIKRHRDYAKPGN; encoded by the exons ATGGCTTTTTCCAGAAAGGCACCAGTCGAGGATTTTCCCAGTGACTTTGCATGGGGAGCTGCAACAGCCGCTTACCAAATCGAAG GGGGCTGGGATATGGATGGAAGAAGCCCCAGTATATGGGACACTTTTTGCCACAGCAAAGGCAGAGTGTATAAAGATCACACCGGAGATGTGGCCTGCAACAGTTACAAGCTTTGGGACGAAGACCTGAAGTGTATCCAGCAATTAGGCCTCACACACTACCGTCTGTCATTCAGCTGGTCACGGTTGCTTCCTGATGGAACGATACGTTTTGTCAACCCAAAAG GTGTAGCATACTATAACAAAGTGATTGATGACCTAATAGCAAACTGTATCGTGCCCGTGGTCACCCTGAACCACTTTGACTTACCTCAGGTTCTGGAGGACTGTGGTGGATGGAAATCTCCTGAGATTGCAGAACTTTTTGACTCCTATGCTCAGttttgctttaaaacatttgggGACAGAGTGAAGCTTTGGATTACACTCAATGAGCCTTATGTTTGTGCTAAACTTGGGTATGAGACTGGCCTTTTTGCCCCAGGCATTAAAGAACCAGGGACCTCAGTGTACCTTGTAGGTCACAACATTCTGCGTGCCCATGCTAGAGCCTGGCATAGCTATAATGCCCACTTCAGACGCATGCAGGGAGGAAAAGTTTCTATAGCTCTTAACAGTGACTGGGCTGAACCTTTAGACCCATGCTGTCCTGAAGATGTGGCTGCCACTCAGCGATACATAGACTTTAACCTGGGTTGGTTTGCTTGCCCAATCTTTGGCACAGGGGACTATCCAAAGTCTATGAGGTCAAGGATCGAGATCCAGAACCTTGAACTAGGATTTACTGAGGGGCCTCGTTTGCCCAAGTTTTCAGAGGATGAGCCCAAGCCTTTAGGCACAGCAGACTTTTTTGCACTGAACTACTATACATCACGCAAAGTAAAGGACACAAGCTCTCGTCCCAGTCAGCTCAGTTTCACAGGGGACCAAGGAATGGAGGCTATAATAGATCCATCATGGCCAGTGTGTGGCGTGTCCTGGCTTGCTGTCGTACCTGAAGGACTGCGAAAGCTGTTAAAATACATAAAG GATACATGCAACAACCCAGCCATTTACATCACTGAAAATGGTTTCTCTCAGATGGGACCTGTGGAATTGGAAGACGTTGATCGCTGTCAGTTTTATCAGGACACACTTCAGGAAGTATTAAAAG CAATCAAAGATGATGGCGTGAACGTGAAAGGATATTTTTCCTGGTCACTTATGGATAACTTTGAATGGTCAGACGGCTTCAGTGTGAGATTTGGTCTCTTCCATGTGGACTTCTCCAGCGCTGAGCTGAAGCGCACAATGTACCGCTGTGGTAGAGAGTATGCAGCTGTAATAAAAAGACACAGAGACTATGCCAAGCCGGGCAACTGA